A window of the Amycolatopsis solani genome harbors these coding sequences:
- a CDS encoding acyl-CoA carboxylase subunit beta, producing MSSATEPLGTPPEDEPDIHTTAGKLADLYRRYDEAVHAGSARAVEKQHAKGKKTARERIELLLDENSFVELDELARHRSTNFGQEKNRPYGDGVVTGYGTVDGRPVCVFSQDVTVFGGSLGEVYGEKIVKVMDLAIKTGRPIVGINEGGGARIQEGVVSLGLYGEIFRRNVQASGVIPQISLIMGANAGGHVYSPALTDFVVMVDETSQMFITGPDVVKTVTGEDVTFEELGGGRTHNTKSGVAHYLGNDDEDAIAYVKELLSYLPQNNLSDAPVFEPSDAPAGFFDDVTDADRELDTIIPDSPNTPYDMHEVITRVVDDGDFLEVHELFAPNIIVGFGRVDGQSVGVVANQPTQFAGCLDIDASEKAARFVRTCDAFNIPVLTFVDVPGFLPGTDQEWNGIIRRGAKLIYAYAEATVPLVTIITRKAYGGAYDVMGSKHLGADINLAWPTAQVAVMGAQGAANIVHRKTLANAANEGRDVDALRAELIQEYEDTLLNPYAAAERGYVDSVIVPAHTRGHVARALSLLRNKRESLPPKKHGNIPL from the coding sequence ATGAGCAGTGCGACGGAGCCGCTCGGGACGCCGCCCGAGGATGAACCGGACATCCACACCACGGCCGGCAAGCTGGCCGATCTGTACCGCCGGTACGACGAGGCGGTGCACGCGGGCTCGGCCCGTGCGGTGGAGAAACAGCACGCCAAGGGCAAGAAAACCGCGCGAGAACGGATCGAGCTGCTGCTCGACGAGAACTCGTTCGTGGAGCTCGACGAGCTGGCCCGGCACCGCTCGACCAACTTCGGCCAGGAGAAGAACCGGCCCTACGGCGACGGCGTCGTCACCGGGTACGGCACCGTCGACGGGCGCCCGGTGTGCGTGTTCAGCCAGGACGTGACCGTCTTCGGCGGCAGCCTCGGCGAGGTCTACGGCGAGAAGATCGTCAAGGTCATGGACCTGGCGATCAAGACCGGCCGCCCGATCGTCGGCATCAACGAAGGCGGCGGCGCGCGCATCCAGGAAGGCGTCGTCTCGCTCGGCCTTTACGGCGAGATCTTCCGCCGCAACGTCCAGGCGTCCGGCGTCATCCCGCAGATCTCGCTGATCATGGGCGCGAACGCGGGCGGGCACGTCTACTCCCCCGCGCTGACCGACTTCGTCGTGATGGTCGACGAGACCTCGCAGATGTTCATCACCGGCCCGGACGTCGTCAAGACGGTCACCGGCGAGGACGTCACCTTCGAGGAGCTCGGCGGCGGCCGCACCCACAACACGAAGTCCGGCGTCGCGCACTACCTCGGCAACGACGACGAAGACGCCATCGCCTACGTCAAGGAACTGCTCTCCTACCTGCCGCAGAACAACCTGTCCGACGCGCCCGTGTTCGAGCCGTCGGACGCCCCGGCCGGCTTCTTCGACGACGTCACCGACGCCGACCGCGAGCTCGACACGATCATCCCGGACTCGCCGAACACCCCGTACGACATGCACGAGGTGATCACACGCGTCGTCGACGACGGGGACTTCCTCGAGGTCCACGAGCTGTTCGCGCCGAACATCATCGTCGGCTTCGGGCGCGTCGACGGGCAGAGCGTCGGCGTCGTCGCCAACCAGCCGACGCAGTTCGCCGGCTGCCTCGACATCGACGCGTCCGAGAAGGCCGCGCGGTTCGTGCGCACCTGCGACGCGTTCAACATCCCGGTGCTGACCTTCGTCGACGTGCCGGGCTTCCTCCCCGGCACCGACCAGGAGTGGAACGGCATCATCCGCCGCGGCGCGAAGCTCATCTACGCCTACGCGGAGGCCACGGTCCCGCTGGTCACGATCATCACGCGCAAGGCGTACGGCGGCGCGTACGACGTCATGGGGTCCAAGCACCTCGGCGCCGACATCAACCTGGCGTGGCCGACCGCGCAGGTCGCGGTGATGGGTGCCCAGGGCGCGGCGAACATCGTCCACCGCAAGACCCTGGCGAACGCGGCGAACGAGGGTCGCGACGTCGACGCGTTGCGCGCGGAGCTGATCCAGGAGTACGAGGACACGCTGCTCAACCCGTACGCGGCGGCCGAACGCGGTTACGTCGACTCGGTCATCGTGCCGGCGCACACCCGCGGGCACGTCGCGCGGGCGTTGTCGCTGCTGCGGAACAAGCGCGAGTCGCTGCCGCCCAAGAAGCACGGGAACATCCCGCTGTGA
- a CDS encoding Maf family protein has protein sequence MQFVLASQSPARLALLRSAGLDPAVFVSGVDEDAVAAALTDPSPSELVAALAAAKAEAVIDKVAAVHPDAVVVACDSMLDIGGQMVGKPADPDIARQRWAAMAGTSGELLTGHAVVRLDGGTRAKEAAGWESTTVRFGTPSEREIDAYVASGEPLHVAGGFTIDGRGGWFVEGLDGGHTSVIGISLPLTRRLLAEVGVSVVDLWERPAS, from the coding sequence GTGCAGTTCGTCCTCGCTTCCCAGTCCCCCGCCCGGCTCGCCCTCCTGCGCTCCGCTGGCCTCGATCCCGCCGTGTTCGTCTCCGGCGTCGACGAGGACGCCGTGGCCGCCGCGCTGACCGATCCCTCGCCTTCGGAACTCGTCGCCGCCCTCGCCGCGGCCAAGGCCGAAGCCGTCATCGACAAGGTCGCCGCGGTGCACCCCGACGCCGTCGTCGTCGCCTGCGACTCGATGCTCGACATCGGCGGGCAGATGGTCGGCAAACCGGCCGATCCGGACATCGCGCGGCAGCGCTGGGCCGCGATGGCCGGGACATCCGGTGAACTCCTCACCGGACACGCGGTCGTCCGGCTCGACGGCGGCACGCGCGCCAAGGAGGCCGCGGGCTGGGAATCGACGACCGTCCGGTTCGGCACGCCGAGCGAGCGCGAGATCGACGCCTACGTCGCCAGTGGCGAACCGCTGCACGTGGCGGGCGGCTTCACGATCGACGGCCGGGGCGGCTGGTTCGTCGAAGGGCTCGACGGCGGCCACACGAGCGTCATCGGGATCAGCCTGCCGCTGACGCGCCGGCTGCTGGCCGAGGTCGGCGTCAGTGTCGTGGATCTCTGGGAGCGTCCCGCATCCTGA
- a CDS encoding dicarboxylate/amino acid:cation symporter: MSFVRTYTKPRVFAAAVLGSLVVGALLGVVARQTEAGWLTDLLDQIGTIFTTLLQIAVIPLVFTAIVVGINSLRGLGGGRTAARLGGKTVLWFAITSFIASLIGIAVGKLFNPGAGGLGGVEATAKNADKAAASVDHWGSWSAFIDGLLPENFVKAFADGETLQVLFLALVIGAAAYSLGDKAKPFVDFTTSVFEIIQRYLGWIVRLAPIGIIGLIGAAVSNYGDALFRPLFSTTLAVYVGCLVVLFVVYPILLQFVAKVSPLKFFAKAGTAIQFAFASQSSAATLPLTRQSAVNLGVQPAYAAFATPLGSATKMDGCAAVFPAIAAIFVANLAGVSLNFWQYVGIVVVAVVGALATAGTTGWLTAFTLTTSFIGLDAKQVALGLALIYSVNPIMDMMRTATNVAGQIAVPVIVARGEGLLDEEVLNAPTDNPLHSDDGTSARHAEPAPA, from the coding sequence GTGTCTTTCGTACGGACATACACCAAACCGCGGGTGTTCGCGGCCGCGGTCCTCGGCTCGCTCGTCGTCGGCGCCCTGCTGGGTGTCGTCGCACGGCAGACCGAGGCCGGCTGGCTGACCGATCTCCTCGACCAGATCGGCACCATCTTCACCACGCTGCTGCAGATCGCGGTGATCCCGCTGGTCTTCACGGCCATCGTGGTCGGCATCAACAGCCTCCGCGGGCTCGGCGGCGGCCGCACCGCCGCGCGCCTCGGCGGCAAGACGGTGCTGTGGTTCGCGATCACGTCGTTCATCGCGTCCCTGATCGGCATCGCGGTCGGCAAGCTCTTCAACCCCGGTGCCGGCGGGCTCGGCGGCGTCGAGGCGACCGCCAAGAACGCCGACAAGGCCGCGGCCAGCGTCGACCACTGGGGCTCGTGGAGCGCCTTCATCGACGGCCTGCTGCCGGAGAACTTCGTGAAAGCGTTTGCCGACGGCGAGACGCTGCAGGTGCTCTTCCTCGCGCTGGTGATCGGCGCGGCCGCGTACAGCCTCGGTGACAAGGCCAAGCCGTTCGTGGACTTCACGACGAGCGTCTTCGAAATCATCCAGCGCTACCTCGGCTGGATCGTCCGGCTGGCCCCGATCGGCATCATCGGCCTGATCGGCGCGGCCGTCTCCAACTACGGTGACGCGCTGTTCCGGCCGCTGTTCTCCACCACGCTCGCGGTGTACGTCGGCTGCCTGGTCGTGCTCTTCGTCGTCTACCCGATCCTGCTGCAGTTCGTGGCGAAGGTCAGCCCGCTGAAGTTCTTCGCCAAGGCGGGCACGGCGATCCAGTTCGCGTTCGCGTCGCAGTCCTCGGCCGCGACGCTGCCGCTGACCCGCCAGTCCGCGGTCAACCTCGGCGTCCAGCCGGCGTACGCGGCCTTCGCGACCCCGCTCGGCAGCGCGACCAAGATGGACGGCTGCGCGGCGGTCTTCCCGGCGATCGCGGCGATCTTCGTCGCGAACCTGGCGGGGGTGTCGCTGAACTTCTGGCAGTACGTGGGCATCGTCGTGGTCGCCGTGGTCGGCGCGCTGGCGACGGCCGGGACCACGGGCTGGCTGACGGCGTTCACGCTGACGACGTCGTTCATCGGCCTCGACGCCAAGCAGGTGGCGCTCGGCCTGGCGCTGATCTACTCGGTCAACCCGATCATGGACATGATGCGGACCGCCACGAACGTCGCCGGCCAGATCGCCGTCCCGGTGATCGTGGCGCGCGGCGAAGGCCTCCTCGACGAAGAGGTCCTCAACGCCCCGACGGACAACCCGCTCCACAGCGACGACGGCACTTCCGCCCGCCACGCGGAACCCGCCCCCGCCTGA
- a CDS encoding DHA2 family efflux MFS transporter permease subunit, with amino-acid sequence MNARQANPWAALGALCLGFFMILLDTTIVTIAIPTMLRDLNAGLNSVVWVISVYLLTYAVPMLFTSRLGDRFGPKRVFLAGLVVFTGASLWCGLSGNVEMLIAARAVQGLGAALMTPQTLAFITHLFPPAKRGPAMGMWGGVAGLATIAGPLLGGVLVDHFGWEWIFIVNVPIGVIAIVLTLLLVPDWQPKHSHSFDLLGIFLSSAALLCIVFGVQNGQQYDWGTVFGGITVFEIIGAGVVLLAAFLVWQRFNKREPLLPLQVFSNRNFSAGTLTATTVGFAMTGMFLPLVIYIQSVLGLTPTMGGLLTAPMSLLSGIVAPFIGRASDKVNGKYLVIFGLAALAAGLGVIALQATPTSSPWAFIPALLLCGLGIGCIFSPMSNMTMGSVEPRLAGTASGIFNTARQVGGVLGSAAIGVLLQARISASIADEATKAASQLPEQYRAPFADGIAHAAASTGEFGSAGGPAPMPGLPAEIAAQAGKLASEAVHSGLTDAARVTMLLPMGVLLLGILSAALLRKVKPRWETPAPAPEAAAA; translated from the coding sequence ATGAACGCCAGACAAGCTAACCCGTGGGCCGCGCTCGGCGCGTTGTGCCTCGGCTTCTTCATGATCCTGCTCGACACGACGATCGTGACGATCGCGATCCCCACCATGCTGCGCGATCTGAACGCCGGGCTGAACTCCGTCGTCTGGGTGATCAGCGTCTACCTGCTCACCTACGCGGTACCGATGCTGTTCACCAGCCGGCTCGGCGACCGCTTCGGGCCGAAGCGGGTGTTCCTCGCCGGGCTCGTCGTGTTCACCGGCGCGTCGCTGTGGTGCGGGCTCTCCGGCAACGTCGAAATGCTGATCGCCGCGCGTGCCGTGCAGGGGCTCGGGGCCGCGCTGATGACGCCGCAGACGCTGGCGTTCATCACGCACCTCTTCCCGCCGGCCAAGCGCGGCCCGGCGATGGGCATGTGGGGCGGCGTCGCCGGCCTGGCGACGATCGCCGGCCCGCTGCTGGGCGGCGTGCTGGTGGACCACTTCGGCTGGGAGTGGATCTTCATCGTCAACGTGCCGATCGGCGTGATCGCCATCGTGCTGACGCTGCTGCTGGTTCCGGACTGGCAGCCGAAGCACTCGCACTCCTTCGACCTGCTGGGGATCTTCCTGTCGAGTGCGGCGCTGCTCTGCATCGTGTTCGGCGTCCAGAACGGCCAGCAGTACGACTGGGGCACGGTCTTCGGCGGTATCACCGTCTTCGAGATCATCGGCGCCGGCGTGGTGCTGCTGGCCGCGTTCCTGGTGTGGCAGCGCTTCAACAAGCGTGAGCCGCTGCTGCCGCTGCAGGTGTTCTCGAACCGGAACTTCTCCGCGGGGACGCTCACCGCGACCACCGTCGGCTTCGCGATGACCGGCATGTTCCTGCCGCTGGTCATCTACATCCAGTCGGTGCTCGGGCTGACCCCGACCATGGGCGGCCTGCTGACCGCGCCGATGTCGCTGCTGTCCGGGATCGTGGCGCCGTTCATCGGGCGCGCGTCGGACAAGGTGAACGGCAAGTACCTGGTCATCTTCGGCCTCGCCGCGCTCGCGGCCGGGCTGGGGGTCATCGCGCTGCAGGCGACGCCGACGAGCAGCCCGTGGGCGTTCATCCCGGCGCTGCTGCTGTGCGGGCTCGGCATCGGCTGCATCTTCTCGCCGATGAGCAACATGACGATGGGGTCGGTCGAGCCGCGGCTGGCCGGGACGGCGTCCGGCATCTTCAACACCGCCCGCCAGGTCGGCGGCGTGCTGGGCAGCGCGGCGATCGGCGTGCTGCTGCAGGCGCGGATCAGCGCGTCCATCGCGGACGAAGCGACGAAGGCGGCTTCGCAGCTGCCGGAGCAGTACCGGGCGCCGTTCGCCGACGGCATCGCGCACGCCGCCGCGAGCACCGGCGAGTTCGGTTCGGCCGGCGGGCCGGCGCCGATGCCGGGGCTGCCGGCGGAAATCGCCGCGCAGGCGGGGAAGCTGGCTTCGGAGGCGGTCCACAGTGGACTCACCGACGCCGCCCGCGTGACGATGCTGCTGCCGATGGGCGTGCTGCTGCTGGGGATCCTGTCGGCGGCGCTGTTGCGGAAGGTCAAGCCCCGCTGGGAAACCCCGGCGCCGGCGCCCGAAGCCGCCGCGGCCTGA
- a CDS encoding SAV_915 family protein, with translation MTNPNLPPALYLPTGPASAETEGASIELRRTPDGRTALVAFTALDRLIDCCGEHQPWVLVNTEHLPKVHAANPYDVIVLDSPLPQELRHHV, from the coding sequence GTGACCAACCCGAACCTTCCCCCCGCCCTGTACCTCCCCACCGGCCCGGCCAGCGCCGAGACCGAAGGCGCCTCGATCGAACTCCGCCGGACGCCGGACGGCCGCACCGCGCTGGTCGCGTTCACCGCGCTGGACCGGCTGATCGACTGCTGCGGCGAGCACCAGCCGTGGGTGCTGGTGAACACCGAGCACCTGCCGAAGGTGCACGCCGCGAACCCGTACGACGTGATCGTGCTCGACTCGCCGCTGCCCCAGGAGCTGCGCCACCACGTCTGA
- a CDS encoding acyl-CoA carboxylase subunit epsilon yields MTGEERPLLRVVRGNPSDAELAALTAVVAAASAASPAEKPKPRTSWWGDHAASLRKPLHAGEGAWRASGLPGF; encoded by the coding sequence GTGACCGGCGAAGAGCGTCCCCTGCTGCGGGTGGTCCGCGGGAACCCGAGCGACGCCGAACTGGCGGCGCTGACGGCGGTCGTCGCCGCGGCATCGGCGGCTTCGCCCGCGGAGAAGCCGAAGCCGCGCACGTCGTGGTGGGGCGATCACGCGGCTTCGCTGCGCAAGCCGCTCCACGCCGGCGAAGGTGCTTGGCGCGCTTCGGGGCTGCCCGGCTTCTAA
- a CDS encoding SRPBCC family protein — MPANLLTDDDRPVLRLERRLKHAPERVWLAITDPAELEHWFPAKVDVELRDGGAIRFTFPGEDTSTTGRVVTADPPREFTFVWNDDTLRWLISPDGDGSLLEFTHTFGRGDPAIAKLAAGRNAAGWDFCLDALDAWLSGRDAEQPPDWHARMASYVDEFGLGDGEVLADGTIRFRRDLGWKPVEEVRALLPDEPGWHVLQDPLDGTRVEFTEAREADVAAQLARRHEQLDKLFAATHDVVLPDWTPDRVAAARKHYAERPPQG; from the coding sequence ATGCCCGCGAACCTGCTGACCGACGACGACCGTCCCGTCCTCCGGCTGGAACGCCGGCTGAAGCACGCGCCCGAGCGGGTCTGGCTGGCGATCACCGATCCGGCCGAACTCGAGCACTGGTTCCCGGCCAAGGTCGACGTCGAGCTGCGTGACGGCGGCGCGATCCGGTTCACCTTCCCCGGCGAGGACACCTCGACGACCGGGCGGGTCGTGACGGCCGACCCGCCGCGCGAGTTCACCTTCGTCTGGAACGACGACACCCTGCGCTGGCTGATCTCCCCGGACGGCGACGGCAGCCTCCTCGAGTTCACGCACACCTTCGGCCGCGGCGACCCGGCGATCGCGAAGCTCGCCGCGGGCCGCAACGCCGCCGGCTGGGACTTCTGCCTCGACGCCCTCGACGCGTGGCTGTCCGGCCGCGACGCCGAGCAGCCGCCGGACTGGCACGCCCGCATGGCGTCCTATGTGGACGAATTCGGCCTCGGCGACGGCGAGGTGCTCGCGGACGGGACGATCCGCTTCCGCCGCGACCTCGGCTGGAAGCCGGTCGAGGAAGTCCGGGCGCTGCTGCCGGACGAACCCGGCTGGCACGTGCTCCAGGATCCCCTCGACGGCACCCGCGTCGAGTTCACCGAGGCACGCGAAGCCGACGTCGCCGCGCAGCTGGCGCGGCGGCACGAGCAGCTCGACAAGCTGTTCGCCGCCACTCACGACGTCGTCCTGCCGGACTGGACGCCCGACCGCGTGGCGGCCGCGCGGAAGCACTACGCGGAGCGTCCGCCCCAGGGTTGA
- a CDS encoding MarR family winged helix-turn-helix transcriptional regulator, with product MGKSGEDLGVVAGLVRASFLVNAVYAESAREYGLTVQQGQLLCVLMAQPYGMGELGATLGLEKSSLTGLVDRAVRRGLVHREPDPDDRRAVHVVLTGEGRELAEHFYAATCRRIDELAANLPTADRDRLATLLGRIVRENEVPTVFLDALPR from the coding sequence ATGGGGAAAAGCGGGGAGGACCTCGGTGTGGTGGCCGGGCTCGTGCGGGCGTCGTTCCTGGTGAACGCCGTCTACGCCGAGTCGGCCCGCGAGTACGGGCTCACCGTGCAGCAGGGCCAGCTGCTGTGCGTGCTGATGGCGCAGCCCTACGGCATGGGCGAGCTGGGCGCGACGCTCGGCCTGGAGAAATCGAGTCTCACCGGCCTGGTCGACCGCGCGGTGCGGCGCGGGCTCGTCCACCGCGAGCCCGACCCGGACGACCGCCGCGCCGTGCACGTCGTCCTGACCGGCGAAGGCCGCGAGCTCGCGGAGCACTTCTACGCGGCGACGTGCCGTCGGATCGACGAGCTGGCCGCGAACCTGCCCACCGCGGACCGCGACCGGCTCGCGACGCTGCTGGGCCGGATCGTGCGGGAAAACGAGGTCCCGACCGTCTTCCTCGACGCCCTGCCGCGTTAG
- a CDS encoding sensor histidine kinase, with amino-acid sequence MRVRVVLDVLAVLVLAIGAGGNLAAGAWTLPPWLPAWLGWAILLTSVTPILLRRWWPRPAYVLSLVLTAAAIPIGGPVLAVAVVAAGCALYTFVVHRGSRASRVGFAAGLLGIGLLGIAVPNPSTATTVNFGASALIVGFALGIAVHGRREYAAIERENHAREAVSAERLRIAREMHDVVAHSMSLIAVKAAVGNHVALEQPDQAREALRVIEDTSRETLAELRRVLGVLRDGTGVPALAPAPTLADLRALADRAQLTGLPVDLAVEGLDELPAGVGQSVYRIVQEALTNVVKHAAATTCRIRVTGGDGEVAIEVRDDGRGGDATPGHGLIGMRERVAVYGGEFSATPSDDGFRVFARLPYETAVAR; translated from the coding sequence ATGCGCGTTCGCGTGGTTCTCGACGTACTGGCCGTCCTCGTGCTGGCGATCGGCGCCGGCGGCAATCTCGCCGCCGGCGCGTGGACGCTGCCGCCGTGGCTGCCCGCCTGGCTCGGCTGGGCGATCCTGCTGACCAGCGTCACCCCGATCCTGCTGCGGCGCTGGTGGCCGCGGCCCGCCTACGTCCTTTCCCTCGTGCTGACCGCGGCGGCGATCCCGATCGGCGGGCCGGTGCTGGCGGTCGCGGTGGTGGCGGCCGGGTGCGCGCTGTACACGTTCGTCGTGCACCGCGGCAGCCGCGCCTCGCGGGTCGGGTTCGCGGCCGGGCTGCTCGGGATCGGCCTGCTCGGCATCGCGGTGCCGAACCCGAGCACCGCGACGACGGTGAACTTCGGGGCGTCGGCGCTGATCGTCGGGTTCGCGCTCGGCATCGCCGTCCACGGCCGCCGCGAGTACGCCGCGATCGAGCGGGAAAACCACGCGCGGGAAGCGGTTTCCGCGGAACGGCTGCGGATCGCGCGGGAGATGCACGACGTCGTCGCGCACAGCATGAGCCTGATCGCGGTGAAGGCGGCGGTCGGCAACCACGTCGCCCTCGAACAGCCCGACCAGGCGCGGGAAGCGTTGCGGGTCATCGAAGACACGAGCCGCGAGACGCTGGCCGAACTGCGGCGCGTGCTGGGAGTGCTACGCGACGGCACCGGCGTCCCGGCCCTCGCGCCCGCGCCGACGCTCGCCGACCTGCGCGCGCTCGCCGACCGCGCGCAGCTGACCGGCCTGCCGGTCGACCTCGCCGTCGAAGGCCTCGACGAACTCCCGGCCGGCGTCGGCCAGTCGGTGTACCGGATCGTGCAGGAGGCGCTGACCAACGTGGTCAAGCACGCGGCCGCGACGACGTGCCGCATCCGCGTCACGGGCGGCGACGGTGAGGTCGCCATCGAAGTCCGCGACGACGGCCGCGGCGGCGACGCGACCCCGGGCCACGGCTTGATCGGCATGCGCGAGCGCGTGGCCGTCTACGGCGGCGAGTTCTCCGCGACCCCCTCCGACGACGGCTTCCGCGTCTTCGCGCGGCTCCCCTACGAGACGGCGGTGGCCCGATGA
- a CDS encoding helix-turn-helix transcriptional regulator: MASAKLTPLGIAVLELLHEKPMHPYEMAQLMRERYVNTRVNVKAGSLYHTVERLRRDGLIEVVDTQRDGRRPERTVYGMTQAGLDEFNQRGRELLGDLAAEFPAFLSGLAVIDELGRETSLIELEHRVTRLRAAVAADQAVLERLAGDDTPPIYWLDWRYQCDHRKFELEWTERLLDDLKSGRIPFQDCEQPKLTLITREDDDERQTS, from the coding sequence ATGGCCTCGGCCAAGCTGACGCCGCTCGGTATCGCCGTGCTCGAACTGCTGCACGAGAAGCCGATGCACCCGTACGAGATGGCTCAGCTCATGCGGGAGCGGTACGTCAACACGCGCGTCAACGTCAAAGCCGGGTCGCTCTACCACACCGTGGAACGCCTGCGGCGCGACGGACTCATCGAGGTCGTCGACACGCAGCGTGACGGCAGGCGGCCCGAACGGACCGTCTACGGCATGACGCAGGCGGGCCTCGACGAGTTCAACCAGCGGGGTCGCGAGCTGCTCGGCGATCTCGCCGCCGAGTTCCCCGCTTTCCTGTCCGGGCTCGCCGTGATCGACGAACTGGGGCGCGAGACCTCGTTGATCGAGCTCGAACACCGGGTCACGCGGCTGCGCGCCGCGGTGGCCGCCGACCAGGCCGTGCTGGAGCGGCTGGCCGGCGACGACACGCCGCCGATCTACTGGCTCGACTGGCGCTACCAGTGCGACCACCGGAAGTTCGAGCTCGAGTGGACCGAGCGGCTCCTCGACGACCTCAAGTCCGGGCGGATCCCGTTCCAGGACTGCGAACAACCCAAGCTCACGCTCATCACCAGGGAAGACGACGATGAACGCCAGACAAGCTAA
- a CDS encoding response regulator yields the protein MTRVLIADDQALLRGSFRVLVDSAPGLEVVAEASDGVEAVALTRRERPDVVLMDVRMPSMDGIEATRLISASTEARVLMLTTFDLDEYVYAALRAGASGFLLKDTRPADLLTAIEVVASGDALLAPSVTRRLVAEFARLPTGPVTRLDGVTAREQEVLTLIARGLSNDEIAARLHLGIATVKTHIGRLLHKLSARDRAQLVIAAYESGLVGRTLPTPHAK from the coding sequence ATGACCCGCGTCCTGATCGCCGACGACCAGGCCCTGCTCCGCGGCAGCTTCCGGGTACTGGTCGACAGCGCCCCGGGCCTGGAGGTGGTCGCCGAAGCCTCCGACGGCGTCGAGGCGGTCGCCCTGACGCGGCGCGAGCGGCCGGACGTCGTGCTCATGGACGTCCGGATGCCTTCGATGGACGGCATCGAGGCAACGCGCCTGATCAGCGCTTCGACGGAAGCCCGGGTGCTGATGCTGACGACGTTCGACCTGGACGAGTACGTCTACGCGGCGTTGCGCGCGGGCGCGAGCGGGTTCCTCCTGAAGGACACGCGCCCGGCGGACCTCCTGACGGCGATCGAAGTCGTGGCATCCGGCGACGCGCTGCTCGCACCGTCGGTGACGCGACGGCTGGTCGCCGAGTTCGCGCGGCTGCCGACGGGCCCGGTCACGCGCCTGGACGGCGTGACGGCACGGGAACAGGAGGTGCTGACCCTGATCGCGCGCGGGCTGTCGAACGACGAGATCGCGGCGCGCCTGCACCTGGGGATCGCGACGGTGAAGACGCACATCGGGAGGTTGCTGCACAAGCTCTCGGCCCGCGACCGGGCGCAGCTCGTGATCGCGGCGTACGAATCCGGCCTGGTCGGCCGGACGTTGCCTACGCCACACGCGAAGTGA
- a CDS encoding LLM class flavin-dependent oxidoreductase, which translates to MTHFGIGVSTATTAVPATLELAVQADRGGLDLLTVSDHPYHADRLDAYAELGVLLGKTERISGLVSVTNLPTRPAAMLARTVTSLSALTGGRIVLGMGVGGLWDDIARLGFTKLTPGQAVRAFEEGIRLVKLLGGGGDPVTFDGEFHRVTNLVPAQEAMPPVWTGSVGPKSLAVTGRVADGWMPGHAADWLSERYRTSRPVIDQAAVDAGREPGAIVTVYNFPGRITAEPLAKTRGDDGRWIGGSTTQWIEELTGAVLEHGAAGFVLFGPGGRTPDETAAARWAGEIVPAVREAVAK; encoded by the coding sequence ATGACTCACTTCGGCATCGGCGTCTCCACCGCCACCACAGCCGTCCCCGCCACCCTCGAACTCGCCGTCCAAGCCGACCGCGGCGGGCTCGATCTGCTCACCGTCTCCGATCACCCGTACCACGCCGATCGGCTCGACGCCTACGCCGAACTCGGGGTCCTGCTGGGGAAAACCGAGCGGATCTCCGGGCTCGTCAGCGTCACCAACCTCCCCACCCGGCCCGCGGCGATGCTCGCGCGCACGGTCACGAGCCTCTCGGCGCTGACCGGCGGGCGGATCGTGCTCGGCATGGGTGTCGGCGGGCTTTGGGACGACATCGCGCGGCTCGGGTTCACCAAGCTGACACCCGGCCAAGCCGTCCGCGCCTTCGAAGAGGGCATCCGGCTGGTCAAGCTGCTCGGCGGGGGCGGTGACCCCGTCACCTTCGACGGCGAGTTCCACCGGGTCACGAACCTCGTACCCGCGCAAGAAGCCATGCCGCCGGTGTGGACCGGGTCGGTCGGGCCGAAGTCGCTCGCCGTCACCGGGCGGGTGGCCGACGGGTGGATGCCGGGGCACGCCGCCGACTGGCTCAGTGAGCGGTACCGCACCTCGCGTCCCGTGATCGACCAGGCCGCCGTCGATGCCGGGCGGGAGCCGGGTGCGATCGTCACCGTTTACAACTTCCCGGGCCGCATCACCGCGGAACCGCTCGCCAAGACCCGCGGCGACGACGGAAGGTGGATCGGGGGCTCGACCACGCAATGGATCGAGGAGCTGACCGGTGCGGTGCTGGAGCACGGCGCCGCCGGCTTCGTGCTCTTCGGGCCCGGCGGTCGCACGCCCGACGAGACCGCCGCCGCGCGGTGGGCCGGGGAAATCGTGCCCGCCGTGCGCGAGGCCGTCGCGAAGTAG